The DNA window TAACGCAGGTTAAGGAGAACTTGGCGTTCGTTGACATCTATGGTGAGGTTGCCCTAGAGCCAAGGCCAGGGGGCTTCATAGAGTACTCCGGCGTGCTCGATGGAGTTATAACCCCTGAGAGCGTCGGAGTTGAGCATATAGACGATATGCTCAACTACGTGAGGCCAAACGACATAGTAATAGCCAGGGTTATGAGTACCATAAGTCCCTACCTGCTCAGCATAAAGGGACCTCAGTTTGGCGTAATCTACGCCCTTTGCTCTAAGTGCGGCGAGATGCTCACCCTTGAGAACGGCACCCTCAAGTGTCCCAGGTGCGGTAATGTCGAGAGCAGAAAGCTCTCCACCTTCGTCTCTTCAAAGCTGATAAGGCTTGACGTAAGGAGGCTTATTCTAAGGAGGTTCCAGTAGTGAGCTCAAGGAGGAAAGTTGTCATAAGGGCGCCGCCTGAGACCTCTGACCTGGAGACCCTGATTAATAAGATAGCCGAGAAGGCACCTGCCAGCGTGATATCGGCCTCGCTGGTCAATGGAAAGCTTGTCCTGGAGTTTCAGGGATCCATGAGGTCCTCAAAGGAGATAGTGAAGGCAGTGAAGGAGGTGCTAGGGTCCCAGAGGCCACGAGCCTACCGGGA is part of the Acidilobus sp. 7A genome and encodes:
- a CDS encoding exosome complex RNA-binding protein Csl4, encoding MNSQEPKRVVPGDVIAVIEEYSEGQSVYVDQQMGVLRASAVGRLKLDNQAKVASVVTRRNVKGPRKGATVLGLVTQVKENLAFVDIYGEVALEPRPGGFIEYSGVLDGVITPESVGVEHIDDMLNYVRPNDIVIARVMSTISPYLLSIKGPQFGVIYALCSKCGEMLTLENGTLKCPRCGNVESRKLSTFVSSKLIRLDVRRLILRRFQ